Below is a window of Lytechinus variegatus isolate NC3 chromosome 4, Lvar_3.0, whole genome shotgun sequence DNA.
tgcctgggggggggggtcacctatATCAAGACCCACTAAAATCAGGAGTATTAGTAATTTTGCGCCCGGTTAAAAATGGAttgttttatggtattttatcatccctagacagctagaatgcctatatctgaaggcttcaagttagacgagcatcctaccaaccatatcccctaccccccccccccaactgacTGGCATACAACTTTCACCATTCGGCCACTCGTTCTAGAGTACAATTTACGATTAAAGGGCTTCAATTCGAATTGTCAATTATATACTTCTCGgctaatttccaattactgatagacagaaagaaacacataaaatatatttttagccccccacacacgcacacatgcacataattattattgaaataacatgtggtgtttagagaacttccgaacttacattgtttttcaacagtttTTAGTACTAATTGATCTCAGGAATAAtgtactaaaaatctaccataatctgcatcagggaaagttgttattttcaagatagtatcaaagatggccaccattcacttaaaattaatgaatacgactcactcattatccaccctagaatcctaatcagtttcatactccatggtctaggagttaaaataatttgttgacacaGGATAGAGTGAATATAATGACCCCAGgatacctggaaaatataaaatggcATCAAAAAAGGCTACCGTGTGCTAAAAATCCGCAATTTGATTTAATGATTTTAAGGATGAAGTAGTAAATTGGACAGTGAATGGTCTGGTGGgtccaaaaatccatgatggcttcaaaaatttttttttttgaaatggctgctaaacttaaagcagacatagctgatttcatatcgtccatggaaatgtgatttcgatgtttaattttaaaccactggtttgggtcaagtaatatataaggataagttacaaggacagtcagtggtctggtatgtccaaaaatcaaagatgaattccaaaaaatgatcttaaaatggctgctgatacttaaagcggacatagttcatttcatatcggcctgggagatatcaggtgggtgtttcataaagctgttcgtaagataagaacgactttaagaacgactggtgatcctttcttttggtaaatggtatacaccataggcgatggtttaacGCGTAAGAAAAGATCACCACCTTACGAACAGCAAgctgctttatgaaacggcccccagtttggtgtctaaaccaatggtttcaagggtcaaataagacatttggATAGGTAAATAAGGgctgtcagtggtctggtatgtcaagaaatgcgatatggcctccaaaatgcagggtctaaattgactgcagtggttcttaaaagtagacatagttcattagaaatgcacattgtggatttgattttggtgtctacactagagtttaaaggatcaagtattgtttcaagttgaaagaacagtcggatgtcaagtttatcaaaaatccaagattgcttaaatgactgctattacttaaaagtggatataGAACATTAAACATTCACCTGGGGATAtcattttggtgtctacactagtatttcaagagttgaaattaaaaatatttattaaggactggctacaatgactatgcagttatccattttgccttaaaatccaagttggctttaaaaaatgggttccaaaatgactattgttacttaaaagtggagaaattattcaaacaataccaacctgtgagaaatattaaatgtatatacacttaaatgtatgggataagttatcatattgattcatgagtttgtaatagcacccatttgatgaattttttaaaatctaccatggattttagacaaaatggaaaactaaatatccttgttatttgttgaatgtattatctgaccctttataccaccatgtagacatccaaattattcctcacatattaatattgtatgaactctgaccattattaatgagttttaggaatcattttagatgccattttgaaaactttcttggaTTACTAGTCGAAAGTATCActataatcatgaaaccattgagtggacaccaaaatcatatgtccttggtgaatttaaaatgaattatgCCCATTTTAAAGTAACATCATTAACTTTAGACTCAGATTTCTtcacgccatcttggattttccgacatagaccgatgactgtccttgttatgatatgataatattaataatataggtatatttacctagggaagccacttcagttctaaaaactgttctcccagcgggccttgccattattattacccctgccttagatgggctgcctaggtgctttagcattcaaggaatttcttcgcgcattcagggaatttcttcctaccgggtacccatttgcctcacctgggttgagtgcagcacaatgttgataaatttcttgcagaatgaaactatgccacggctgggattcgaacccacgaccctttcaaagtcaaaagaccaatccactgggccacaacactcgaacggttgtaactaattttctgactttaaaaatcatggtttagaCATCAAACCATATTAttgatggatattacatgtccacttgtaaataacagtggctattttatactctattgtttaacatactcgaccaacgactctccttgtaacttattctaatgtatcattagactcacttttccatggtagtcacacacattcatattcccggatattaaacaaactatatcggtttttcaagcagcaacagcaatttcaaactccatttttggaagccatcttggattttttaacataccaGACCACCGACTGTCCCTGTATGTTGATTCCAAGATTGCCtccaaaagttaaataaataaaaaaaaggaaacggtattcttgtcccaattttgatcgttgaaaccatggtctagacaccgattccatctatctcaggtatataaaatgtgctatgtccatttaaagtatcaacagccattttaaactccatttttggaagccatcttggatatctgggtccttgtaacttttcccgatatacttcttcacccttaaaaatctttgaatagaaaccaaataaAGGTCACTTaagtaccaaaaaaaaaagaatcaaggatttgttttattttagcCTAAGGTAGCTATTTTGCCTCCCcctcggtgggggggggggggaagaataaaaaaaaatagatgccCATGCTATGAATCggcattggaaataattgctcttgaaatgtgtcagctttcaaatttattgataaaattacagtgcctagaatttgatttttttttagggaagtgcttatcataagtcatggcgccctctagtgttgtagtaaggttttcactgcataaaatcatgaaatggggatgattttttacatcaattgaccaaaaataatgatatacattacatgtgGTATATTTCTCTGTTGTTGGATTGTATAAaaagacatattcatttcattttgtagtcCTTTTGTCCTAATTTTAGTGCAAAAAAGggataaataatattttgggggcaatattttacaattttggggcattttttgTAAAGTCCGCCCCCATatggtaaaatttaaaaaaacatggacatcacaacatcatcaagtattcattctcatacacctcagacaacttgaaaatataattggtgaagaaaagtgagaaataaggttgaaaacaatggattatcctatttggctttgtacaggccaatatggcacCGAAAAGGACCCCCTAAATAGGGAAGGaagggtctgaaaatttgaaccccatcgtttttggcGTCAgcggaccctattgaagccaaaacaaccaaaaaatcaattttggcacgctagtcctacgggagctgtgtcagtgacataccgtaccacactattatgtccaagtttcaaaagtcataTCAATGAACTTGcaaagatatgatggtaattcagagatacccccattattgccaaagttcattgacctttgaccttggtcatgtgacctaaaatgcgcacaggatgttcagttatacttgattactcttatgtccaagttttatgaactaaaccaacatacttttaaagttatgatggtaattcaacaaatacccccaattcggccagttcattgaccctaaatgacctttgaccttaatcatgtgacctgaaacttgcacagcatgttcagtgatacttgattactattatgtcaaaatttcatgaatcagattaaAAAACCTTTAAagtttgattgtaattcaacggatacccccaaatcggtcaaagttcattgaccctaaatgacctttgaccttggtcatgagacgtgaaactcatgcaggatgtttggttaTACTTGATTAGccttatgtttaagtttaatgaacttggtccatatattttctaagttatgatgacatttcaaaaacttaacctcatgTTAAGATTTTGACATTGATTCCCcgacatggtctaagttcattgaccccaaatgaccgccgccgtcggaaagcggcgtctatagtctcactctgctatgcaggagAGACAAAAAGTATGTTTAACTACGTCAATACGTGCGGTCGATTGTACACATCAAAGGGGGAATTAACTCAATCTTAATAACTGCCATATCTTTAATGTCATGCTTAAACACAGTATAAGATCATACTAGACAACGGAATTGAGCTTCTTTCTAGGtatatttactttaaaaaaaaatatatatatcatttatataacATTGTCCATCGAGTTGCATAAGCGTTTCTTGTTATGTTTTGGCAGTATGTGTGTATCCTTCACCATAAAGAAGCGAACAATGGACATTTGGAAAGGATCAATAAATGGTCATCGCTAATCAAAAGATGatagaaataaaaggaaagatagcTCACCCCAGGATCCTAAGATGTTTGAGATCGTGTGTTGATCTGAAAGCTTGAATTGTGTGTTCGGTCTGATCGTTACCGATGTTGAGATCTGTGAATGTGACCTTGACAAGCTGAGATGAGACCTTGTGGAATGCATTGGGTAGTGAAGTGGGATCATATCGGAGAGAAACCGGGCGAAATCTACGCTCATTTGTTTGAATGGTGACTTCTGTCACTGCTGGTAGATGGATTCTCTGGATGACGTCACATCTGATCGTGCCCTGTACCTGTATGGTTATCCTCTTCACATTGTCAAACATCGATCCACAATCCTGCCATCTTTTCAGTGTCACATGAGTAACGGTCAGATCAGTCAAAGTTGAGCTCGTGTTGCATTGA
It encodes the following:
- the LOC121414171 gene encoding uncharacterized protein LOC121414171 yields the protein MNHLEKLTLYGQYHDDFYSTASSMATTTKQIDTLDLYADPSERPSALRHLAQSLCTCCKMNQHHDDFYSSSSSMASTAKDQCNTSSTLTDLTVTHVTLKRWQDCGSMFDNVKRITIQVQGTIRCDVIQRIHLPAVTEVTIQTNERRFRPVSLRYDPTSLPNAFHKVSSQLVKVTFTDLNIGNDQTEHTIQAFRSTHDLKHLRILGFIRCGTDESLDPSSIDSNDEHRIQVEIVHGKQER